Part of the Zhongshania aliphaticivorans genome, TCAACGACACATCCGTGCCGATGATTGCTATGAATTAGCAAGCATGATTGAAGTAGAATTTAACATTGAAGGAAACCCCTTTGCGCCGGCAACAAAGAGCGCTCGACCTGGCGTAAGCGACTACCCTGGTTTTATGGAAATCATTCGCTTAACCAAGCCAGCTCAATGTACTCTTGTCCCTGATACAAATAGCCAACTCACCTCCGATCACGGATTTGACCTCCAACAAGATGGTGACCGGCTTGCGCCAATCATTGCTGAGCTCAAAAATCTAGGTGTTCGGGTAAGTCTATTTATGGACCCTTCTCCCACCCAAATACGCCTTGCAAAAGACATTGGTGCCGACCGCATAGAGCTTTACACTGGTCCTTATGCAGAAAGTTTTGGCTCACAACATCAAGATAATATTTTAAATCAATTTATTGAGGCCAGTGATGTCGCCTACGAAGTGGGACTTGGCTTAAATGCAGGTCACGACTTAAATCTGCATAATTTATTCTTA contains:
- a CDS encoding pyridoxine 5'-phosphate synthase, which translates into the protein MTALSINLNKIALIRNSRDTEYPSVAIHAARCIASGANGITVHPRPDQRHIRADDCYELASMIEVEFNIEGNPFAPATKSARPGVSDYPGFMEIIRLTKPAQCTLVPDTNSQLTSDHGFDLQQDGDRLAPIIAELKNLGVRVSLFMDPSPTQIRLAKDIGADRIELYTGPYAESFGSQHQDNILNQFIEASDVAYEVGLGLNAGHDLNLHNLFLFKNSVRNLLEVSIGHAFTIDAIEMGLDNCIKSYLSCLR